The sequence below is a genomic window from Cerasicoccus sp. TK19100.
GCTATTTTTTTGAGTTACTTGACATAGATGAGCTAGAGATCGCGCTCATCGTTGAATATGACCTGAGCTACTTAGATGAGGGTAGTGGGAATGTAATCGACCTTGATTCTACAGTAGGGGTGACTGCGGTTCCAGAGCCTTCCAGCTTTGCTCTGCTGGCTGGGTTGACCTGCCTTATAGGTTTATGGTTGAAGCGGAATCTTAAGTAATTTATCTCAGTGGTTTCGCCGGTTTATCAGCCTGTTAGGCTAAATGTTGAGATTATCGCAAAGTGGCATGATGAACAGGATCTCCGAGTAGAGGCGCTTTGGCAGGAGAGGGTAGTGGGGTCAGTGGATTGTGGGCTTTGCCCGGAGGGTTTGAGAATTAGCGACTTGAAGGTAACGGATGCGCTTCCAATCCCGCGATTAAGAGGATGGATCAAGCCTTCTTACCGAAGTTTCCGTCAAAGAGGCATTGGTTCCTCTCTCCTGGATAGGGTTGTCATGGAAGCCAGAAATGCAGGGGTATCCTGCATCTATGGATTCATCGTGAATGGTGATCTTACAGCCAATCCCAGGCTGCCTGAGTGGTATCAAAAGCGCGGATTTGAAGTTATCCCTCCCAATCCCGATAACCCCCATGATGATCGCTGGTTCCCGCTCGATATTAAGATTGTCCGTTATTTGACACCCAGTGATGGGTAGAGGGTGAATTATGCGGTATTGAGGTTCTATCAAACTATATGCTCGCTCGCTCTAAAGGAGGTTTGCTCTTGGCAGCATTAGGCGCGCTGTATCTGGCGTCCTATTTTCTCTTTTCCACGTCAAATAGCTGGCAGATGGACCCGGCCAAGCGTGATGAAATATTGTCAGAATATTTCCGGAATCTGGAGCAGGGGGCTGTGGTTCGACCAGTATTCAAAGTGGAGCGGATGGGCAGTTTCGACGAAACCCGTTTTCAGCCGGCAATTGAATTCAAGTCTTCCTACGATCTGAAGGTCTGGACAGGGAAAGACAGTTATGTTCGCTACCGGGTGGTCCGACGTGATAATGGGGCAGGAAGTATTGAAGGTTTCCAGGAGACAAGTCGCTATCCCGAGAAAGCCGTTGAAACCATTTCCGTAGACATTCCACTCACTTCCACCGATCAGCAGGAGCTGCTGTTGATGCTCCAGGCATTACCCGAGCTGCCGCGTGTTCCGTTCTACAAAGCCAACGGGGCGATTAAGACCATTGTCACTGACCTGGATAACTGGCTGATTGCCTACGATGGTCGCCCGGTGCTTCAGCACAAATTGGATCTGTCGGACAGATTTAGCAATGGGATTGCGGTGGAATTCCTTGGACAGATGGAAGATGAGTTAATTCAGCTCAAGCAGCAGCTGGCGCAAATGGCCTATCCGGAATCTTTTGACCCCAATAATCCCTTGCTCGTTGGTTATGACGACATCGAACTGAGCGAAGCTGAGAAAGGGTGGATTATGGGAAATGACGATGCGGCCGAAACTTTTCAGAAATACCAGCAGTTGCTAACTGCTAGAGCCGCCCTCATTCAGAGAATGAAAAAGACATCTAGCGGTCGTTTTGCCCTTGAAATTAGAGAATCACAAAAGGGGATCAAATACTAAAGTTAAGCATAGTCTTTCTTGTGTATAGCCCACAAGATATTGAAATACAATGGCTTGCGTATGCTGTGGCGACCTCCATCCAAGTTAATCGCGCGATGATTCTAGTTATAAGTTTCATTCTCCGCTAAACCCCATCAGTTACTGCCGGGTGTTCTGAACTAGGAGAACTCATTTCTTTAATAAACTGCTCAATGGTGAACTTGGTCCTGAGAAAGCAAAAAAATCCGTGGAAGTCTTCTCCATCTGCCATTGTGACTGACTGGATGGTCATATTCTGCTGTTCCATCTTCTGATAGACAGTGCGCAGCTTCATCTTTGGCGATGGATTAACCTTCTTAGGATTCCCACGCTTATCTCCGAGATCAGGATTCTCGGTCATCTCACGATCTTTAAACCGCTCCAGGGCCTCGAATATGTGCATGATAAAATTGGGGTCGGCCATAATTACGAGACGGTAGCCCATCTCTTCCTGCTCTGGCGGTTCAGATCTTTTAAGCAAGCCCGGCTCTAGGACCTGACACATTATCATCGGAGCGTCCTTCGACACGCGAAAGGGGCTATCTGGCGCTTCCATGAGCATCATCAAATAACCGCCAAGTTCTTCTATCCGCAGATCGTCCGGAGCCGGGAGTGCTTTGAATGTCATTTCCATGCCCAGATTAGGCATGAACTAGCATAAATACTCAATTATCTAATTGAATCGTCAGTATTTTTATCCGTCGATTGTTGGGCTTCAAATCTTGTTGCTGCACAATGAATTTTGCTGAATAGTCCCATCCATGGGCTCAGTGAATACGAACTTGGCGGCATTGATTTCTGGTGTGAACATTAATGATTATGTAATGCCGATTGAGGTCACTGGGAATTGGGTTTCTTATCGATACACCGGCTCGCCGCTTACGGCTTCTAAGAAGGAAGGCCGTTACAATGAGGATGGTGTAAACGCGTTCTATCTTGCTGATTCGCAGGAAACAGCGGCACACGAAGTCCGGCATAACTTCAATGAAAAGGATTTATATCGGGTTAAGCCTGGAACTATTTATGTGTTTGATGCCTATAAGTTCGCGACCGACAATTGCCTAAATCATCCCCTTACTGGATCGCCGGAAGATGGGAGCTATAAGTTCTGTCAAGACATTGCGTATTGCTTAACAATGGATCACGGATTGTCTGGTGTCCGGTATCCTAGTCGTCAGATGGCACTCAAAAGTAAATCAGGGCAGTGTATTGTTTTACTACCACAGGAGCACCAACTCGTGAATGGCGAGCTTCGAATATTCCAGTAGTCTCACTAGATTACTCTCCGCTTGCGCTTTGATGCAGACTTTTTCTTGTTTTCTGGAGGTTCTGGAAAGGATACGCCAATTTCATTCATACGACCCAAGAATGCCCCTTTCCAAGCATCGGATACAGCTTTCTCATCAATCAGCTTTTTGATTACCAAATACGGGTTCACCAGCATCACATAACCATATGTTTCTCCGCCCCGCGGCCGCGTCTCAATAAAGCCGAGTTTCTCCAGCTCACTCATTCTCTCCCTCCAGCTCCGGACGCGTCGGCTAGAACTGTAACCACTTGCATAGGCTCGATCCTTTTCATTTCTGATCTCAACCAAGCCACCATCCCAGGATAGACACCACAGATCGACGTAGGTCTGGGAAGGATTTGATTTTTTGCCGCATAACTCCGGAAACAAAGACATTATCAACGACATCGTTCTCGGGATCGAACCAAATCCTTTTTCATCAAGTGTCCAAATACGGTCGTCTGAATCCTCCCCGAACATTTCACGACGGAGCTTGGTCTGTTTTTCCTGAATGACCTGAGATCGTTTATTCATGATATATGCGGTTTAAAATAAAAAAAGGGAGTCAGCTACAACATCGGTCTCATTGGTTATGAGCTATGTTCACCTTCCCCCTGGTCACTCCCTACTGGATGTAAGGCTTAACTTTCTAAATGAGAACATATAAGAAGTTGTCTAGCAATAACTTAAGGTATGCGTAGAATCGGAGGGGCAGGGTTCATAGCCACTGTTTAGATGATTCCTTGAAAGTCCAGTAAGTGCAGAAAATCGCCGTTTTGACAACGATAGATGCAGAAATGCGCGATGTTTTGGATAATATTCCCCTCTATTGCAGGGCTCACGACTGCGAGCGTAGTTATCTTACCTTATCCTGTTTCTCTCTCTTTATCTTAGTTATCCCATTATCTCATTATCCGGCCGCCGGTTGCCCGAGATTTTGTAAATTCTGTGGGGAAAAGCCTTTCCCCTGGCTCAAGTCTTGAGTCTTGAGCGCACCCCATTCCAGCGGGGGCAGTCCCCCGCAACGCCCCCAAGGGCAGATGGAATAAAAGCTAAGGGGCGCCGCCCCTGGCGCGGTGCAACGTCCACCAAACCGGCCCCGCCTTTGGCGGCCTAACGTTGCACCTTGCCTCCCCGTTCTCGCCGAAGGGCAGGTTTTGCGAGCGAGCGAGCAGAGCTTCGCTCATCGAAAACCAAACCCAAATAAGGAGAACACATACCATGAGTAAGACAACGACAACGCAGTCCACCAAGGCTACAGACGGCATTATCGAGGTGCCATTCAACAAGCTTATCCAAGACTCCGACAATGCACGTAAGACCCGTTCTAACGAAGGAATTGATGCGCTGGCCGACAACATTCTGGCTGAAGGCCTGTTGCAAAATCTGGTTGTGCGGAAGGCCAAAGGCGGCAAGTTCGCCGTCACTGGCGGGGAACGCCGGAGAATGGCGCTCGCCATTTTGGTGAAGCGCAAGAAGATCAAGTCTACCCACTCCGTGACGTGTAAATTGATTACCGACCAGCACACCAGCGCCAGCCTGTCAGAAAACATTCACCGTCTGGCCATGCACCCCGCAGACCAGTTTGAGGCATGGACCAAAATGCACGATGACGGTTTAAGTGTGTCGGAGATTGCGACCCGCCACGGAGCCACCCCGAAACTGGTAGAGCAGCGGTTGAAGCTCGGACGGCTTTCCCCCGTCCTGCTCGATGCGTTCAGGGAGGGCAAGTTTGACCTTCAAGCAGCGTGTGCCTTCACCATCACCGACGACCACCAAAGGCAAGAGGCCGTGTTTGAGTCTCTGAAAGGCCATTGGCATGGTCTGCACAGTGACCATATCCGCTCCGCGATCACCGAGGATGAAATTCCCAGTTCCAGCAAGCTCACAAAGATTGTGGGCCGTGAGGCCTACGAGGCAGCGGGAGGGGAGATTCGCACCGATCTCTTTGAGGATGTCCTTTACTACAAAGACGCCGACCTGTTGACCACCCTTGCCAGCAGCAAAATGGAGGCCGAGGCCAACCGTCTGAAAGAGGACGGCTGGAAGTGGATAGAATACGCCTTTGATGCTGACTACACCGCAGGACAACGGATGCGCCAGTTGCACCCTGTTAAGGTGGGTTTGTCTGACGAAGATCAGGTCAAGCTCGACCAGCTCAACGCACGCTATGAGGAAATCGTAGATGCAGCCAATGGCGGGGATGATGATCTCTATCAGGAGTGTGAGGACATCGACGAGCAGCGGGACGAGCTGGAAGCCAAGGCCCACGCCTTCACCGACGAGCAGAAAGGAGGTGCAGGTGGATTTCTAAGCCTCGATCCTATGGGGAAATTCACTGTGAGGCTCGGCTACGTCCGGCCAGAAGATGACCCCATGCTTACGGAGGTCAAGAAGAAGGCCAAAGAGGAAAAGGCCGACCAGCCCGCCGAGCTAAGCCGCGCCTTGTGCGAGGATTTATCCGCTATTAGGCTGGAAGTGTTGAAGCTCGAATTGCTCAAGAATCCCACCATCGCCAGAGATTTACTGGCCTATCACACGCTGAATACCATTCTGCGCATCTACGCTCCTACTCCCTTTAACCTGAAGGCCAATCGGGCAGAAGGAATAGGTTGCACCTCCAAGAAGGGAGACATGGGCCTATTGGATGCGCGGGAATTGCTGGAATCAAGGGTGGCCAAGCTACCGCTGGCTTGTTTCGAGATGGAAGATGAAGTCGAGGCCTTCGAGGCCTACCGCGCATTAACCGAGGACGAGAAAATCACCCTCCAAGCCTATGCCGCAACGATCATGCTCCAGCCTCAATTGAACAATTCGCCATGTTATGACCGCACGCTAGAGCATGTGGCAGGAGTAATTTCCGCAGACGTGGCTAATTACTGGACGCCGAACGCGGATTTCTTTGTCCGAACCTCCAAAGCTTACATGGAAGAAGTGGCGGGTAAGGTGATTGACAAGGATTTCGTTCAGCGCCACACCAAGGACAAGAAGGCGGACATGGCCAGCGCCTTGGGGGATGCCTTCGACCCCAACAGCCAGACTCCCTACATCAATGCCGATGCACAAAAGCGGATGGCGGAATGGAGTCCTGATTGCATGACCGTCGTGTAAAGAGGACGGCTCGCACCTATAGGCTAGTGGCCAGATCGGCCACTAGCCTATTTTTTATCCTCAACCACGCTTGTATTCAGCTCACAGGTGCCGAGGATGCGGGTATCGCCAACTCGAATATCGAAGACCTGACGGCCATGTCGCTCTACGCCCTCTAACGCAAGGGCCAGAAATGGACTTTCGGTCCAGCATTC
It includes:
- a CDS encoding GNAT family N-acetyltransferase yields the protein MVSPVYQPVRLNVEIIAKWHDEQDLRVEALWQERVVGSVDCGLCPEGLRISDLKVTDALPIPRLRGWIKPSYRSFRQRGIGSSLLDRVVMEARNAGVSCIYGFIVNGDLTANPRLPEWYQKRGFEVIPPNPDNPHDDRWFPLDIKIVRYLTPSDG
- a CDS encoding RES family NAD+ phosphorylase — translated: MNTNLAALISGVNINDYVMPIEVTGNWVSYRYTGSPLTASKKEGRYNEDGVNAFYLADSQETAAHEVRHNFNEKDLYRVKPGTIYVFDAYKFATDNCLNHPLTGSPEDGSYKFCQDIAYCLTMDHGLSGVRYPSRQMALKSKSGQCIVLLPQEHQLVNGELRIFQ
- a CDS encoding ParB/RepB/Spo0J family partition protein, with amino-acid sequence MSKTTTTQSTKATDGIIEVPFNKLIQDSDNARKTRSNEGIDALADNILAEGLLQNLVVRKAKGGKFAVTGGERRRMALAILVKRKKIKSTHSVTCKLITDQHTSASLSENIHRLAMHPADQFEAWTKMHDDGLSVSEIATRHGATPKLVEQRLKLGRLSPVLLDAFREGKFDLQAACAFTITDDHQRQEAVFESLKGHWHGLHSDHIRSAITEDEIPSSSKLTKIVGREAYEAAGGEIRTDLFEDVLYYKDADLLTTLASSKMEAEANRLKEDGWKWIEYAFDADYTAGQRMRQLHPVKVGLSDEDQVKLDQLNARYEEIVDAANGGDDDLYQECEDIDEQRDELEAKAHAFTDEQKGGAGGFLSLDPMGKFTVRLGYVRPEDDPMLTEVKKKAKEEKADQPAELSRALCEDLSAIRLEVLKLELLKNPTIARDLLAYHTLNTILRIYAPTPFNLKANRAEGIGCTSKKGDMGLLDARELLESRVAKLPLACFEMEDEVEAFEAYRALTEDEKITLQAYAATIMLQPQLNNSPCYDRTLEHVAGVISADVANYWTPNADFFVRTSKAYMEEVAGKVIDKDFVQRHTKDKKADMASALGDAFDPNSQTPYINADAQKRMAEWSPDCMTVV